The following is a genomic window from Sphingobacterium spiritivorum.
GATTCCAAATTTAGTAGGTGCAGGTTTAATCGTTATCGGTGCAGGTCTAGGACTAGGTAAAATCGGTGGTTCCGCAATGGAAGCTATCGCTCGCCAGCCAGAAGCAGCATCAAAAATTCAAACTGCAATGATCATCATTGGTGCCCTAGTAGAAGGTTTAGCATTCGGTGCTTTAATCTTAGGTAGATAATCCAATGTTACAGTACAAGCACCATTTGCAACGGTTGGTTGCAAACGGTGCTTCTTCAGGTAAAGAAAAGAAAAATTAAAAAGAAATAATATTTTATAATATATACAATGGAAGCATTAATTAATCAGTTTTCGTATGGTCTGTTTTTTTGGCAACTGATCATATTATTAATAGTAA
Proteins encoded in this region:
- the atpE gene encoding ATP synthase F0 subunit C encodes the protein MIPNLVGAGLIVIGAGLGLGKIGGSAMEAIARQPEAASKIQTAMIIIGALVEGLAFGALILGR